The Aliiroseovarius pelagivivens genome contains a region encoding:
- a CDS encoding type II toxin-antitoxin system RatA family toxin encodes MPTHGEKRVMPYTADQMYDLVADVGRYPEFLPWNSAARVRRVVPLDDGRQLMEADLVISFKVFRERFTSRVTLDQAARRIDTEYLDGPFKYLKSYWTFTDHPQGCEVEFFVDFEFKSPMLQKVIGLVFNEAMHRIVAAFEKRAAALYRS; translated from the coding sequence ATGCCCACTCATGGCGAAAAACGCGTGATGCCGTATACGGCCGACCAGATGTACGATCTGGTGGCAGATGTTGGTCGTTATCCAGAGTTTCTTCCGTGGAATTCAGCCGCACGCGTGCGCCGGGTGGTTCCGCTGGACGACGGGCGGCAGTTGATGGAGGCGGATCTGGTGATCAGCTTCAAGGTATTCCGCGAACGTTTCACCAGCCGGGTGACCTTGGATCAGGCGGCGCGGCGGATTGATACCGAATATCTGGATGGTCCGTTCAAATACCTGAAATCTTACTGGACCTTCACCGATCATCCGCAGGGGTGTGAGGTCGAGTTTTTCGTAGATTTCGAATTCAAAAGCCCAATGCTGCAAAAGGTGATCGGCCTTGTCTTTAACGAGGCGATGCACCGGATCGTCGCTGCTTTCGAAAAGCGAGCCGCCGCGCTTTATCGCAGCTGA
- a CDS encoding DUF1304 domain-containing protein, which yields MSVLATVLILLIAALHLYILWFEMFAWESRGPKVFRSFPRDLFAPTKAMAANQGLYNGFLAAGLIWSRLISDLAWSHNIALFFLLCVAVAGIFGAATASKKIFQVQALPALIAIALLLIS from the coding sequence ATGAGTGTCTTGGCAACCGTTCTGATCCTGCTGATCGCAGCACTGCACCTGTACATCCTGTGGTTCGAGATGTTCGCTTGGGAAAGCCGTGGTCCGAAAGTGTTTCGCAGTTTCCCCCGTGATCTGTTTGCGCCGACAAAGGCTATGGCTGCCAATCAAGGTCTGTATAACGGCTTTCTGGCTGCCGGCCTGATCTGGTCACGCCTGATCTCTGATCTGGCTTGGTCGCACAATATTGCGCTGTTCTTTTTGCTGTGTGTCGCAGTTGCAGGCATTTTCGGCGCCGCAACAGCATCAAAGAAGATCTTTCAGGTACAAGCCCTACCCGCCCTGATCGCGATCGCTCTGCTTTTAATCAGTTGA
- a CDS encoding site-specific tyrosine recombinase XerD: MTPDHARWISAFLDAQAAELGASENTRLAYGRDLKAFSDYIEDKKVRFDDLSRSDIEAFLVDCDLQGFATSTRARRLSSVKQLFRFAYEEGWRTDNPALKIRGPGQMKSLPKTLSEDQVEALLGATRDVGRADADRLRNVCLMELLYATGMRVSELVSLPVSAARGDPQLLLIRGKGDKERLVPLSTEARSALTDWLECRDGAEDTARIERGIKPSPFLFPSTGASGHLTRHRFYAIIKEIAVAAGVSPNDVTPHRLRHAFATHLLAHGADLRSIQALLGHADLATTEIYTHVLEERLRELVFTHHPLAEKD; the protein is encoded by the coding sequence ATGACCCCCGATCACGCTCGCTGGATCTCGGCGTTTCTGGACGCTCAGGCGGCCGAGCTTGGGGCATCTGAAAACACGCGATTGGCCTATGGGCGCGACTTGAAGGCATTCTCCGACTACATCGAAGATAAGAAGGTGCGCTTTGATGATCTATCGCGATCCGACATCGAGGCCTTTCTGGTGGATTGTGACCTTCAGGGATTTGCTACGTCTACCCGCGCGCGCAGACTGTCTTCCGTCAAGCAACTGTTCCGATTTGCCTATGAGGAAGGCTGGCGCACGGACAATCCAGCCCTGAAAATTCGCGGTCCGGGTCAGATGAAGTCGCTACCCAAGACCCTGTCCGAAGATCAGGTCGAGGCGCTGTTGGGCGCCACGCGAGACGTTGGGCGCGCAGATGCAGATCGGCTGCGCAACGTCTGTTTGATGGAGCTTCTCTATGCCACTGGGATGCGTGTCAGTGAACTTGTCTCGCTACCCGTGTCCGCCGCCCGTGGTGATCCTCAGCTTCTGCTGATCCGCGGAAAGGGCGACAAGGAACGGCTGGTGCCTCTATCGACCGAAGCGCGCTCTGCTTTGACCGACTGGCTAGAATGCCGGGACGGCGCCGAAGACACTGCGCGGATTGAGAGAGGGATCAAGCCCTCGCCTTTTCTGTTTCCGTCGACGGGTGCATCCGGTCATCTGACACGGCATCGTTTTTATGCCATCATCAAAGAGATCGCCGTAGCTGCCGGGGTCTCGCCCAACGATGTCACTCCACACCGGCTGCGCCACGCCTTTGCCACCCATCTTTTGGCCCATGGCGCGGATCTGCGATCCATTCAGGCGCTGTTGGGTCACGCGGATCTGGCCACGACCGAAATCTACACACATGTGTTGGAGGAACGACTGCGCGAACTTGTCTTCACCCACCACCCTCTTGCCGAAAAGGATTAA